In the Podospora pseudocomata strain CBS 415.72m chromosome 5, whole genome shotgun sequence genome, one interval contains:
- a CDS encoding hypothetical protein (EggNog:ENOG503NZHR; COG:G) — MNYNGAPGLEFGGDNTDLDPAVLRELPAGSNVVSTEGHGVSFWANTGRIDVELEDGSELSFFIKVLSGEIGSKMVKVEFESMKAIHSVTPDFAPKPIAYGPYDSLPDTYFFLCEFREMVDDQLPEPEEFTRKLATLHQKSQSPTGKFGFHTTTYAGNLPQMVEWEDSWEVFFAKSLRHALDLEMQAKGPDPELDALVPILFETVIPRLLRPLETEGRSVKPSLVHGDLWYANSGVDVETGGSLIFDACCFYAHNEYEFGQWKPSCNRFDDKYVKAYHQRVNRSAPEEDYDGRIDLYKLRFNTHVSALFFDNQTLREQVLGDIRDLVSRYGNPAQETRL; from the exons ATGAATTATAACGGCGCACCGGGGCTGGAATTCGGAGGAGACAACACAGATCTTGATCCGGCTGTTTTGAGAG AACTGCCTGCTGGCTCCAATGTTGTTTCCACCGAGGGCCATGGAGTCAGCTTCTGGGCAAACACCGGACGAATCGatgtcgagctggaggatggATCTGAGCTGTCCTTCTTCATCAAGGTCTTGTCTGGCGAGATCGGCTCCAAGATGGTGAAGGTAGAGTTTGAGTCCATGAAGGCAATCCATTCCGTCACCCCTGACTTTGCCCCAAAGCCAATCGCCTATGGACCATATGATTCACTTCCGGACACCTACTTTTTCCTGTGCGAGTTTCGAGAAATGGTCGATGATCAGCTCCCAGAGCCCGAGGAGTTCACCAGAAAACTTGCGACGCTGCATCAGAAGAGCCAGTCCCCGACCGGCAAATTTGGGTTCCACACCACAACCTACGCCGGGAATCTTCCACAAATGGTGGAGTGGGAAGACAGCTGGgaggtcttcttcgccaAGAGTCTTCGTCATGCACTGGATCTCGAGATGCAAGCCAAAGGACCAGACCCTGAATTGGATGCTCTAGTACCAATTCTCTTTGAGACTGTCATCCCAAGACTCCTTCGCCCACTTGAGACGGAAGGACGATCTGTCAAGCCCTCGCTTGTCCATGGCGATTTGTGGTACGCCAATTCTGGCGTAGACGTCGAAACAGGGGGTAGCTTGATCTTTGACGCCTGTTGCTTTTATGCACATAACGAGT ATGAATTTGGTCAATGGAAGCCATCATGCAATCGTTTTGACGATAAATACGTCAAGGCATACCATCAACGAGTGAATCGATCAGCACCTGAGGAGGACTATGATGGACGAATTGATCTTTACAAGCT TAGGTTCAACACACACGTCTCCGCCTTGTTCTTTGATAACCAGACGTTGCGGGAGCA GGTACTCGGCGACATCAGGGATCTGGTTTCCCGTTACGGGAATCCTGCTCAAGAGACCAGGTTATAG
- a CDS encoding hypothetical protein (COG:F; EggNog:ENOG503P2EF), with the protein MPEDALIHYKRISAWCETGCLEYFRLLLIVGFNASTLQTKPPTDRKTCIMTPTPPIAPHDHKTYMRYALEQAKLSPPSPSKFCVGAALVDADANRVLSTGYSEELARDRPNDPGSTHAEHCCFIKVADENGIHDFDIAPVLPPNTVLYTTMEPCNERLSGNRTCVERILGLGSAIKVVYVGIREPNTFIQDNQGIKRLEAAGVKVVLLEDDETLRQEILEVTFAGHEKRG; encoded by the coding sequence ATGCCTGAGGACGCCTTGATTCACTATAAAAGGATTAGCGCATGGTGTGAAACTGGCTGTCTCGAATATTTCCGTTTGCTGCTCATTGTTGGTTTCAACGCCTCAACCTTGCAGACAAAACCACCCACCGACCGTAAAACCTGCATCATGACACCTACCCCGCCAATTGCGCCTCATGACCACAAGACCTACATGCGGTACGCTCTTGAACAGGCGAagctctcaccaccctcgccttcAAAGTTTTGCGTAGGGGCTGCTCTGGTTGACGCCGACGCGAACCGGGTTCTCTCAACAGGTTACTCGGAGGAACTGGCCCGCGACCGACCAAACGATCCCGGATCTACCCACGCTGAGCATTGCTGCTTCATCAAAGTAGCTGACGAGAATGGAATCCACGACTTTGACATCGCGCCTGTCCTTCCGCCCAATACGGTACTCTATACGACCATGGAGCCTTGCAACGAGCGGTTGAGCGGAAACCGGACATGTGTTGAGAGAATTCTGGGACTTGGGAGCGCGATCAAGGTGGTTTATGTCGGAATTCGCGAGCCAAATACGTTCATTCAAGATAACCAGGGTATCAAGAGGTTGGAAGCCGCTGGCGTGAAGGTTGTCTTGCTGGAGGACGACGAGACTCTTCGTCAAGAGATTCTGGAGGTCACGTTCGCTGGACATGAAAAGAGGGGTTGA
- a CDS encoding hypothetical protein (EggNog:ENOG503NWY3; COG:E), whose translation MSLGRFRRSRDRKSTFDISFPIRRLTSHSPEGSDLSRATTIVDDGVDDAKGPLGLNTLHAPPGPTFDLVLVHGLGGGSKKTWSKTTSLKDYWPAEWLPKDPAFTNVRIHSYGYNSDWTKRNDNCLNVHHIGKAFLGDLATSPHIDGSNTNLVLIGHSMGGLVVKKTYMLARQDPLYQALAARVRAIFFLGTPHRGSDSAKLLKNILQVASSAPAYVTDLVRGSGAIQSINDEFRQYSADVELWSLYETQKLAVKGFSTLIVDPESATLGYREERQIPINADHRSICKFDTPLDPNYVTLRNALASSIRGIAEAELTAAQITQQSTIQDLADFLSISDNVDDDFFTVQDARVDGTCRWLLDKSGYQNWKNADSDSPSILWIDGKPATGKTVLSGFVIDDIYEAGSPCSYYFFKHSEKSKSKLSSCLRTLAFQMAMQDAGVLAKLSELQKTNTNLDLENERSIWRSLFISGILPAMSKPHFWVLDALDECSNAKSLFESILCKMDGSAQPLKILVTSRETPELLTSFTALGPKRVLREQISTEETLPDIERLVTSKAQSIIAEDDESRGRLVKRIIDKSKGSFLWTQLVLDELADTFSEEAVKQVLDEVPRGMEQLYHRALETMTRETRGKPIIKAVLEWTTCALRPLTILELNVCLEIQLRDRFPQLQDTIAALCGQLVSVDKLQRVQIIHETAREFLLDEGLRSDFAIDRVQAHTNMAQVCLTFLTGNELRPARMQRRLSTSQPVTKKWSALYAYACTAFSYHLSKADPSRNDLLSLLDTFLKANILTWIDHTAQGKSLGPMVRSAKELKTYTERCMAERSPLRRDLQRMKTWTKDLQRIAAKFSAALLTSPSAIYSLILPFCPEQSAIHDTSPNGKRISIVGLANLQWDDRLSCINLRQEKTSAICYGEEFLAVGVTGGRVGLYHPISCQEYRSLNHCELVRQLAFKANSNLLATCGLKSIRIWNIRTGELLQTFPAPRKCVGLWFDEDHLVALSSKNEIWSWDIENEGSASKRPMVRVNDSHNMDCEAIRQVPAAVSVGIAHKMLAVAYSGKPIVLWYLQDDQFYGYCGKKLVDGETAVHPIQALQFNPNPNIELLAASYLDGDLVIIDPFSDHEIERKRASCHTLSASADGRLLAGGGGGGVIQIFEFDTLKLLYKVRTSDLWIKSLAFSLDGKNLADLRGSQCNVWMPPVLLAGSIEDDVSVDTSNTFNDTPQIEQRAKIECVAITSDGVICGKDDGSVTFHDIRGEKLPETLYSHKAAVQILSWVELARTILSVCVSNRVLAWSLGDMKSVAGHQCLLDIRPDYGGNTITHILAGYPSKKLILSTRTTDHLWDMEITAEKSHRTYDSESRTRIWVQQPASSEHVVCVTSTTVDVYPWNAWSAMPVLSIALGITVEGLQLKSRPLFYGVKGTHMLIELEEIDGSADTKRILAFDLSREGLSMPETPRKLMAATAPALTSSAASAQDHLAQIPTVTVSPTPCLIHPTEAPSGIIASYPEEIIRRIAHVIGIQGHGNRSRLVFLDSNSWVCSTSLPGNDTVSRQRETHDAKSQSLSCTRHFFIPYDWLSGVRHMIGGVARGQDVVFAKDGDVAIVKGGFDFEERVDVSSASPASGSSHGGNSGVRAGLLRVPTT comes from the exons ATG TCCCTCGGGCGATTTCGACGAAGCAGGGATCGCAAGAGCACCTTCGACATCAGTTTCCCCATCAGACGATTGACCTCCCATTCTCCAGAAGGCTCCGACCTCAGCCGCGCAACAACAATCGTCGACGATGGGGTGGATGATGCGAAAGGGCCGCTTGGGCTCAACACTCTACACGCACCTCCAGGCCCAACCTTCGATTTAGTATTAGTACatgggcttggaggaggttcGAAAAAGACATGGAGCAAAACAACATCGCTGAAGGATTACTGGCCTGCAGAGTGGCTGCCGAAAGACCCTGCCTTTACCAATGTTCGGATTCACAGCTATGGCTACAATTCGGATTGGACGAAAAGGAACGATAACTGCCTCAACGTTCACCACATTGGCAAGGCCTTCCTGGGCGATCTGGCGACATCGCCACATATCGATGGAAGTAACACCAACTTGGTGCTGATTGGCCACAGCATGGGTGGTCTGGTCGTTAAGAAGACCTACATGTTGGCGCGTCAGGATCCGCTGTACCAGGCACTCGCCGCTCGAGTCCGTGCAATTTTCTTTCTTGGAACACCGCATCGTGGGTCAGACTCAGCAAAGCTCCTGAAGAATATCCTTCAAGTTGCTTCTTCGGCACCCGCTTATGTGACAGACCTTGTTCGAGGATCCGGGGCTATCCAAAGCATCAACGATGAATTCCGCCAATACTCGGCCGATGTAGAGCTGTGGTCATTGTACGAGACACAAAAGCTTGCAGTTAAAGGGTTCAGCACTCTCATTGTCGATCCAGAATCAGCTACCTTGGGGTACCGTGAAGAAAGACAAATACCAATAAACGCTGACCACCGATCCATTTGCAAATTCGACACACCACTTGATCCGAACTACGTGACGTTAAGGAacgccctcgcctcctccataCGTGGAATAGCAGAAGCAG AACTGACAGCCGCACAAATAACACAGCAAAGCACCATTCAGGATCTTGCCGACTTTCTCTCCATCAGCGATAACGTCGATGATGACTTCTTCACTGTTCAGGACGCGCGTGTCGATGGTACATGTCGGTGGTTACTGGACAAGAGCGGATATCAAAACTGGAAGAATGCGGATTCTGACAGCCCATCCATTCTCTGGATTGATGGAAAGCCTGCCACCGGCAAGACCGTACTGTCCGGATTTGTCATCGACGACATCTACGAGGCTGGCAGTCCATGCAGTTACTATTTCTTCAAACACAGCGAAAAGTCGAAATCCAAACTCAGCTCATGTCTGCGTACTCTTGCATTCCAGATGGCCATGCAGGATGCTGGTGTGCTTGCTAAGCTATCCGAGCTCCAGAagacaaacaccaaccttgACCTGGAGAACGAGCGTAGCATTTGGAGGTCGCTGTTCATATCGGGAATTCTCCCCGCCATGTCGAAGCCGCATTTTTGGGTGCTTGATGCCCTGGATGAATGCTCCAACGCCAAGTCTCTGTTTGAGTCAATTCTCTGCAAGATGGACGGTTCCGCACAGCCACTGAAGATTCTGGTTACAAGTCGGGAAACACCCGAGTTGTTAACGAGTTTCACTGCCCTTGGCCCGAAGCGGGTTCTTCGTGAGCAGATCTCCACCGAAGAAACGCTCCCGGATATTGAGCGGCTGGTGACAAGCAAAGCCCAGTCCATCATcgctgaagatgatgagagtCGCGGTAGATTGGTTAAACGAATTATCGACAAGTCCAAAGGCTCGTTCCTGTGGACCCAGTTGGTCCTTGACGAGCTAGCAGATACTTTCAGCGAAGAAGCAGTGAAGCAGGTTCTCGATGAAGTGCCGCGGGGAATGGAACAATTGTATCACAGGGCTCTAGAAACAATGACTCGGGAGACAAGAGGGAAGCCAATCATCAAGGCGGTCCTTGAATGGACGACCTGCGCATTAAGGCCCCTTACCATTCTGGAGCTAAACGTCTGTTTGGAGATCCAACTGAGGGATAGGTTTCCCCAGCTCCAAGACACAATTGCAGCACTCTGTGGTCAGCTTGTCAGTGTTGATAAACTTCAGAGAGTACAAATCATCCACGAAACAGCCCGAGAATTTCTGCTGGACGAGGGCTTGAGATCCGATTTCGCTATCGACCGAGTTCAGGCGCATACGAACATGGCCCAAGTGTGTCTAACCTTTCTTACCGGGAATGAGCTTCGTCCCGCAAGAATGCAAAGACGTCTTAGCACAAGCCAGCCAGTAACTAAGAAATGGTCAGCGCTTTACGCTTATGCGTGCACCGCATTCTCATATCACCTCTCCAAAGCCGACCCGAGCAGAAACGATCTATTGTCCTTGTTGGATACATTCCTGAAAGCGAACATCCTGACTTGGATTGACCACACGGCCCAGGGTAAAAGTTTGGGACCCATGGTGCGGTCCGCAAAGGAGCTCAAAACTTACACTGAGAGATGCATGGCAGAGCGATCGCCCTTACGAAGAGACCTACAGCGCATGAAGACTTGGACCAAGGATCTTCAGCGAATTGCCGCCAAGTTTTCCGCTGCGCTCCTAACGTCCCCCTCTGCTATTTACTCCCTAATCCTACCGTTCTGCCCTGAGCAGTCTGCCATACACGATACAAGTCCCAATGGGAAGCGAATATCCATCGTGGGACTTGCCAACCTGCAATGGGATGACCGGTTGTCCTGTATCAACCTTCGACAAGAGAAAACGAGCGCAATTTGTTACGGGGAGGAATTTCTTGCTGTTGGAGTGACAGGCGGCCGAGTTGGTCTGTACCATCCGATATCCTGTCAGGAATACCGCAGCCTGAACCATTGTGAATTAGTGAGGCAACTTGCATTCAAGGCCAACTCCAACCTCTTGGCTACCTGCGGCCTCAAATCAATCCGGATCTGGAACATTCGGACTGGCGAGCTGCTTCAAACATTCCCAGCTCCTCGAAAGTGCGTTGGTCTCTGGTTTGATGAAGATCACCTGGTCGCTCTTTCCAGCAAGAACGAAATATGGTCCTGGGATATTGAAAATGAGGGATCAGCAAGCAAAAGGCCCATGGTCAGAGTAAATGATTCTCATAATATGGACTGTGAGGCCATTCGCCAAGTCCCAGCCGCCGTATCCGTTGGCATAGCACACAAGATGCTGGCTGTTGCATACAGCGGTAAGCCCATAGTTCTTTGGTACCTCCAGGATGACCAGTTCTACGGCTACTGTGGCAAGAAGCTTGTCGATGGCGAAACTGCAGTGCACCCCATTCAAGCCTTACAGTTCAATCCCAATCCGAATATTGAACTCCTCGCAGCATCGTACCTCGACGGGGATCTTGTTATCATTGATCCTTTCAGTGACCACGAAATCGAGAGGAAACGGGCCAGTTGCCACACACTGAGTGCGAGTGCAGATGGACGACTTcttgctggcggtggtggagggggggtcaTTCAAATCTTCGAGTTCGACACACTCAAACTTTTGTACAAGGTTCGGACATCTGATCTCTGGATCAAAAGCCTCGCTTTCAGCCTAGATGGCAAGAATCTGGCTGATCTGCGAGGCTCACAGTGTAATGTGTGGATGCCCCCAGTCCTCCTTGCCGGCTCAATCGAAGACGACGTCAGCGTGGATACATCAAACACCTTCAACGACACACCACAAATTGAACAACGGGCCAAGATTGAGTGTGTTGCAATCACATCAGACGGCGTCATTTGTGGCAAAGACGATGGCTCGGTTACGTTCCATGATATACGAGGTGAAAAACTGCCAGAAACACTCTATTCGCACAAGGCCGCTGTTCAGATCTTGTCGTGGGTTGAATTGGCTCGAACGATCTTGAGCGTCTGTGTCTCAAACCGAGTCTTGGCGTGGTCTTTGGGGGACATGAAGTCTGTTGCAGGACATCAATGCTTGTTAGACATCAGGCCCGATTATGGCGGCAATACCATCACGCATATTCTTGCTGGCTATCCCTCGAAGAAACTTATCCTCTCAACAAGGACCACTGATCATCTGTGGGACATGGAGATCACCGCCGAGAAATCACACAGGACATACGACTCTGAAAGCCGGACACGAATATGGGTACAGCAACCGGCGTCATCCGAGCATGTTGTTTGTGTCACATCAACAACTGTCGACGTATATCCCTGGAATGCTTGGTCTGCCATGCCCGTCCTGAGCATCGCGCTGGGGATTACTGTTGAGGGCTTGCAGCTCAAAAGCAGACCTCTGTTTTATGGAGTCAAAGGAACACACATGCTGATAGAGCTCGAGGAGATTGATGGATCGGCGGATACGAAACGGATTCTGGCCTTTGATCTGTCTCGAGAAGGCCTATCCATGCCAGAGACTCCAAGGAAATTGATGGCAGCTACCGCCCCAGCATTGACATCGTCCGCTGCTTCAGCACAGGATCACCTTGCACAGATTCCAACTGTCACAGTCAGCCCAACTCCTTGCCTGATTCATCCCACTGAAGCGCCCAGCGGGATTATCGCATCCTATCCGGAAGAAATCATCCGCAGAATAGCACACGTAATTGGAATTCAGGGCCACGGAAACCGCAGCAGGCTAGTGTTTTTGGATTCCAACTCCTGGGTTTGTTCGACGAGCCTCCCAGGAAACGACACGGTATCACGGCAACGAGAGACCCACGACGCGAAAAGCCAATCCTTGTCATGTACCAGGCATTTTTTCATTCCTTATGATTGGTTATCGGGAGTGCGGCATATgattggtggtgttgctagGGGACAAGACGTGGTTTTTGCAAAGGACGGTGATGTGGCGATTGTGAAGGGAGGGTTTGACTTTGAGGAAAGGGTTGATGTTTCTTCGGCGTCACCGGCTTCTGGCTCTAGTCATGGAGGGAATAGTGGTGTGAGGGCGGGTTTGCTGAGGGTGCCAACAACGTGA
- a CDS encoding hypothetical protein (COG:S; EggNog:ENOG503PBWW), producing MPKRLIEVTTTAASGSLYARLVTNPTPGRYAALSYCWGGDQKSKTIRSVLGTYEKEILMGCVDSNTRYRPPLPLGDAMAIVQDDDEDRDEQISQMHRIYLGASFTIVAAKAVTSLDGFFAPRAKYQPSIISARLDDNVFGEILAFPKHDILSDYNLFTRGLTFQETQLSTRILAYGLYELMYSCLEGRHRDGGYEHVFDPPPASIYLRDTSDDPAAQMVENLDPGNQKLGRDEQINSG from the exons ATGCCCAAAAGGCTCATCGAAGTGACCACTACCGCAGCTTCGGGGAGTCTTTACGCTCGATTGGTCACAAACCCCACGCCAGGTCGTTATGCCGCGCTGAGCTACTGCTGGGGCGGTGACCAAAAGTCCAAGACCATCAGAAGTGTTTTGGGTACCTACGAGAAAGAAATCCTAATGG GATGCGTTGACAGTAACACACGGTATCGGCCTCCGCTACCTCTGGGTGACGCCATGGCAATCGTTcaagacgacgatgaggacagAGACGAGCAGATATCCCAGATGCACCGCATCTACCTCGgcgcctccttcaccatcgTCGCAGCAAAGGCAGTGACCAGCCTTGACGGTTTTTTCGCCCCAAGAGCAAAGTACCagccctccatcatctccgccCGGCTGGATGACAACGTCTTTGGGGAAATACTTGCCTTTCCAAAGCACGATATCCTCAGTGACTATAACCTCTTTACTCGCGGTTTGACATTTCAGGAGACGCAGCTCTCGACAAGGATACTGGCGTATGGCTTGTATGAATTGATGTACTCGTGTTTAGAGGGCAGGCATCGGGATGGTGGATACGAGCATGTGTTCGATCCGCCACCGGCTTCAATCTACCTGCGCGACACGAGCGACGATCCTGCAGCACAAATGGTGGAGAATCTCGACCCGGGAAATCAAAAGCTGGGGCGGGATGAACAGATCAACAGTGGTTGA
- a CDS encoding hypothetical protein (EggNog:ENOG503P69Z), with translation MPLIIGLPSEIMDNICGNLDSHDTLSSIRASCRVLKAAADRHAFRHIKFCMHHEDFDVLRSIVNDYRAEHVQSLTYNTRIMRRYQSYDDDIPYDPYDDELPDIFHLADIHRPPVDEAWIAAMRDVVDSIHRDQVQILAVGEDFDFLREVVPKFPNLREIIVAGDYPDSNRHRNREPNATEPILRIPAYQCLNLDMTGVSHVEGTARHLRAILEAVQATGGSLPRLISIQVGFLSLLATDEDFERSDMPSALPPWPFPPIYPLQNSLSTQLSVLTHFGILLGNERPWIDDPRKYSVVKSPRIKFVHDIIKTMPNLQSLTLGAKYEFAWLYDLIPYDHHWERLHTVHLINMGFGYETMLDLLLRHKQSLRTIILETCCVRGWDDAKRQRIGWDQFIPDLKAGFLPHSLDFTFFHNLREEARGAGDVDPECMPMVRSYFRDKKASKLEPLPRISDERRAVKITLQRPLEILKMTSFFSYEM, from the exons ATGCCACTTATTATCGGGCTCCCGTCAGAGATCATGGACAATATATGCGGCAACTTGGATTCTCACGACACTCTGTCCTCGATTCGTGCATCATGCCGCGTCCTGAAAGCAGCGGCAGATCGACACGCGTTTCGACACATCAAGTTTTGCATGCACCATGAGGACTTTGACGTCTTACGAAGCATCGTCAACGATTATCGCGCCGAGCATGTTCAGTCGCTGACCTACAACACTCGAATCATGAGGAGATACCAGTCTTACGACGACGATATTCCATATGATCCATACGATGATGAGCTTCCAGATATCTTTCATCTCGCCGACATCCACCGTCCGCCGGTCGATGAAGCCTGGATAGCGGCAATGAGAGATGTTGTCGACAGCATACATCGCGATCAGGTTCAAATTTTGGCAGTGGGCGAAGACTTTGACTTTCTCCGAGAGGTGGTCCCCAAATTCCCCAATCTCCGGGAGATCATCGTTGCGGGCGATTATCCAGACAGTAACAGGCACCGGAACAGGGAGCCCAACGCCACGGAGCCCATACTGAGGATACCGGCATACCAATGCCTCAACCTCGATATGACAGGCGTGTCACATGTGGAGGGGACAGCTCGACATTTGCGAGCCATCTTAGAAGCAGTCCAGGCAACTGGCGGATCACTCCCACGGCTCATCTCTATTCAGGTGGGCTTCCTCAGCCTCCTAGCGACAGATGAAGATTTTGAGCGTTCCGATATGCCGTCTGCGCTCCCACCTTGGCCATTTCCCCCGATCTACCCCTTACAAAATTCTCTGAGCACACAGCTCTCGGTACTCACTCACTTTGGCATCTTGCTCGGCAATGAACGGCCGTGGATAGATGATCCACGCAAATATTCGGTAGTCAAGAGCCCTCGCATCAAGTTCGTCCATGACATCATTAAAACAATGCCGAACTTGCAATCTTTGACACTGGGTGCTAAGTATGAATTTGCGTGGCTTTATGACCTCATTCCCTATGATCATCATTGGGAAAGACTTCACACTGTTCACCTTATAAATATGGGGTTTGGCTACGAAACAAtgctcgacctcctccttcgacACAAGCAATCACTCAGAACCATTATCTTGGAAACCTGTTGCGTGCGAGGGTGGGATGATGCCAAACGGCAACGTATAGGCTGGGACCAGTTTATCCCTGATCTCAAAGCTGGGTTTTTGCCTCACTCGCTTGATTTTACTTTCTTCCACAATCTTCGAGAAGAGGCCCGGGGTGCTGGGGATGTGGACCCGGAATGCATGCCGATGGTGCGCTCATATTTCAGAGACAAAAAGGCTTCAAAACTTGAGCCACTGCCGCGGATAAGCGACGAAAGAAGAGCAGTCAAG ATCACTCTCCAAAGGCCACTTGAGATTCTGAAAATGACCTCCTTCTTTTCGTATGAAATGTGA